A portion of the Apis mellifera strain DH4 linkage group LG6, Amel_HAv3.1, whole genome shotgun sequence genome contains these proteins:
- the LOC413005 gene encoding protein NDRG3 isoform X7, with protein sequence MPAGIGASYRSLGDLGEDVYKSTTIVDQTQTTGQSVLESVKKAFSFASPKVELRKKDPLIVDRRESVSIVSRERNRMPTAATPEKSALLGTMPSDSMDDIELKNIQLQFPPLRCLSRDDSSVREERVETDKGSILVAVQGNRAKPAILTYHDLGLNYISSFQAFFNYIDMRVLLENFCVYHVNAPGQEEGAPTLPEDYIYPSMDELAEHLLFVLSHFGLKSVIGFGVGAGANILARFALAHPEKVNALCLINCVSTQAGWIEWGYQKLNVRHLRSQGMTQGVLDYLMWHHFGRGTEERNHDLVQVYKNYFERRVNPTNLALLIDSYVRRTDLNITRELDPTRKKEGLTLGVPVMNITGALSPHVDDTVTLNGRLDPMNSSWMKISDCGMVLEEQPGKVSEAFRLFLQGEGYVVRSPRKPVTPTTPEVAPLSPLKMADYRLASLEGLNHVCSKKIDWPTATIHITENPISEAVVC encoded by the exons ATGCCGGCAGGTATTGGCGCTTCGTACAGGTCGCTAGGCGACCTGGGCGAAGACGTGTACAAAAGCACGACGATCGTCGACCAAACACAGACCACCGGACAAAGCGTCCTCGAGAGTGTGAAGAAGGCTTTCAGTTTCGCCTCGCCCAAGGTCGAGCTGAGGAAAAAGGACCCTCTGATCGTGGACCGCCGTGAGAGCGTCTCGATCGTCTCAAG GGAAAGAAACAGGATGCCGACCGCCGCCACACCCGAGAAATCAGCTCTTTTGGG CACGATGCCCTCAGATAGTATGGATGACATCGaactgaaaaatattcaactgCAATTTCCACCGCTGAGATGTCTATCGAGAGATGACAGTTCCGTGCGAGAGGAGAGGGTTGAAACCGACAAAGGAAGTATTTTGGTGGCTGTGCAAGGGAATCGAGCGAAACCTGCCATTCTCACTTATCACGACTTAGGCCTTAACT atatatCGAGCTTCCAGGCGTTCTTCAATTATATCGACATGAGAGTTTTACTGGAGAATTTCTGCGTTTATCACGTGAATGCACCTGGCCAAGAAGAAGGTGCACCCACGCTGCCTGAGGA CTACATCTATCCGTCCATGGACGAGCTGGCTGAACACCTGCTCTTCGTATTGAGCCATTTTGGGCTGAAATCCGTAATCGGTTTTGGAGTCGGTGCAGGGGCCAACATACTAGCGAGATTCGCACTCGCTCATCCCGAGAAGGTCAATGCTCTTTGCTTGATAAATTGCGTGTCGACACAAGCTGGCTGGATCGAATGGGGATATCAGAAACTGAACGTTCGCCACTTGAGATCGCAGGGGATGACTCAAGGTGTATTGGATTATCTGATGTGGCATCACTTTGGCAgg GGCACGGAGGAAAGGAATCACGATCTTGTACAAgtgtacaaaaattatttcgagcgTCGCGTGAATCCGACGAACCTGGCATTATTAATCGACAGCTACGTTCGCCGTACAGATCTGAACATCACGAGAGAATTAGATCCTACGCGTAAGAAGGAAGGCCTCACGCTTGGTGTACCTGTGATGAATATCACAGGAGCTTTGAGCCCACATGTCGACGATACCGTCACGTTAAATGGACGATTAGATCCGATGAATAGCTCTTGGATGAAG ATTTCTGATTGCGGAATGGTACTGGAGGAGCAACCGGGCAAAGTAAGCGAGGCCTTTCGACTATTTCTGCAGGGGGAAGGATATG TGGTGAGATCCCCGCGGAAGCCCGTGACGCCGACAACACCCGAAG tGGCACCATTATCACCGTTGAAAATGGCTGACTACAGACTGGCTTCTCTCGAGGGATTGAATCACGTTTGCAGTAAGAAAATCGACTGGCCCACCGCGACTATACACATCACCGAGAATCCCATATCGGAGGCAGtcgtttgttaa
- the LOC413005 gene encoding protein NDRG3 isoform X2, with translation MIKNIRGNSRPKTWCSNEDYRSKDGDGISMSATSGSWNCKSGKEIEGMVYLGTRVIRQGDIFVLEPSRMAVVDSKHPSTMPSDSMDDIELKNIQLQFPPLRCLSRDDSSVREERVETDKGSILVAVQGNRAKPAILTYHDLGLNYISSFQAFFNYIDMRVLLENFCVYHVNAPGQEEGAPTLPEDYIYPSMDELAEHLLFVLSHFGLKSVIGFGVGAGANILARFALAHPEKVNALCLINCVSTQAGWIEWGYQKLNVRHLRSQGMTQGVLDYLMWHHFGRGTEERNHDLVQVYKNYFERRVNPTNLALLIDSYVRRTDLNITRELDPTRKKEGLTLGVPVMNITGALSPHVDDTVTLNGRLDPMNSSWMKISDCGMVLEEQPGKVSEAFRLFLQGEGYVAPLSPLKMADYRLASLEGLNHVCSKKIDWPTATIHITENPISEAVVC, from the exons atgataaaaaatatacgaggAAATAGCAGGCCGAAGACATGGTGCTCGAACGAGGATTATCGGTCGAAGGATGGCGATGGCATCTCGATGTCTGCGACTTCTGGCTCGTGGAATTGCAAGAGTGGTAAAGAAATCGAAGGCATGGTGTATCTGGGTACCAGAGTGATACGACAAGGAGACATCTTCGTCTTGGAACCATCGAGGATGGCCGTCGTCGATTCTAAACATCCCAG CACGATGCCCTCAGATAGTATGGATGACATCGaactgaaaaatattcaactgCAATTTCCACCGCTGAGATGTCTATCGAGAGATGACAGTTCCGTGCGAGAGGAGAGGGTTGAAACCGACAAAGGAAGTATTTTGGTGGCTGTGCAAGGGAATCGAGCGAAACCTGCCATTCTCACTTATCACGACTTAGGCCTTAACT atatatCGAGCTTCCAGGCGTTCTTCAATTATATCGACATGAGAGTTTTACTGGAGAATTTCTGCGTTTATCACGTGAATGCACCTGGCCAAGAAGAAGGTGCACCCACGCTGCCTGAGGA CTACATCTATCCGTCCATGGACGAGCTGGCTGAACACCTGCTCTTCGTATTGAGCCATTTTGGGCTGAAATCCGTAATCGGTTTTGGAGTCGGTGCAGGGGCCAACATACTAGCGAGATTCGCACTCGCTCATCCCGAGAAGGTCAATGCTCTTTGCTTGATAAATTGCGTGTCGACACAAGCTGGCTGGATCGAATGGGGATATCAGAAACTGAACGTTCGCCACTTGAGATCGCAGGGGATGACTCAAGGTGTATTGGATTATCTGATGTGGCATCACTTTGGCAgg GGCACGGAGGAAAGGAATCACGATCTTGTACAAgtgtacaaaaattatttcgagcgTCGCGTGAATCCGACGAACCTGGCATTATTAATCGACAGCTACGTTCGCCGTACAGATCTGAACATCACGAGAGAATTAGATCCTACGCGTAAGAAGGAAGGCCTCACGCTTGGTGTACCTGTGATGAATATCACAGGAGCTTTGAGCCCACATGTCGACGATACCGTCACGTTAAATGGACGATTAGATCCGATGAATAGCTCTTGGATGAAG ATTTCTGATTGCGGAATGGTACTGGAGGAGCAACCGGGCAAAGTAAGCGAGGCCTTTCGACTATTTCTGCAGGGGGAAGGATATG tGGCACCATTATCACCGTTGAAAATGGCTGACTACAGACTGGCTTCTCTCGAGGGATTGAATCACGTTTGCAGTAAGAAAATCGACTGGCCCACCGCGACTATACACATCACCGAGAATCCCATATCGGAGGCAGtcgtttgttaa
- the LOC413005 gene encoding protein NDRG3 isoform X5 yields the protein MPTAATPEKSALLGTMPSDSMDDIELKNIQLQFPPLRCLSRDDSSVREERVETDKGSILVAVQGNRAKPAILTYHDLGLNYISSFQAFFNYIDMRVLLENFCVYHVNAPGQEEGAPTLPEDYIYPSMDELAEHLLFVLSHFGLKSVIGFGVGAGANILARFALAHPEKVNALCLINCVSTQAGWIEWGYQKLNVRHLRSQGMTQGVLDYLMWHHFGRGTEERNHDLVQVYKNYFERRVNPTNLALLIDSYVRRTDLNITRELDPTRKKEGLTLGVPVMNITGALSPHVDDTVTLNGRLDPMNSSWMKISDCGMVLEEQPGKVSEAFRLFLQGEGYVAPLSPLKMADYRLASLEGLNHVCSKKIDWPTATIHITENPISEAVVC from the exons ATGCCGACCGCCGCCACACCCGAGAAATCAGCTCTTTTGGG CACGATGCCCTCAGATAGTATGGATGACATCGaactgaaaaatattcaactgCAATTTCCACCGCTGAGATGTCTATCGAGAGATGACAGTTCCGTGCGAGAGGAGAGGGTTGAAACCGACAAAGGAAGTATTTTGGTGGCTGTGCAAGGGAATCGAGCGAAACCTGCCATTCTCACTTATCACGACTTAGGCCTTAACT atatatCGAGCTTCCAGGCGTTCTTCAATTATATCGACATGAGAGTTTTACTGGAGAATTTCTGCGTTTATCACGTGAATGCACCTGGCCAAGAAGAAGGTGCACCCACGCTGCCTGAGGA CTACATCTATCCGTCCATGGACGAGCTGGCTGAACACCTGCTCTTCGTATTGAGCCATTTTGGGCTGAAATCCGTAATCGGTTTTGGAGTCGGTGCAGGGGCCAACATACTAGCGAGATTCGCACTCGCTCATCCCGAGAAGGTCAATGCTCTTTGCTTGATAAATTGCGTGTCGACACAAGCTGGCTGGATCGAATGGGGATATCAGAAACTGAACGTTCGCCACTTGAGATCGCAGGGGATGACTCAAGGTGTATTGGATTATCTGATGTGGCATCACTTTGGCAgg GGCACGGAGGAAAGGAATCACGATCTTGTACAAgtgtacaaaaattatttcgagcgTCGCGTGAATCCGACGAACCTGGCATTATTAATCGACAGCTACGTTCGCCGTACAGATCTGAACATCACGAGAGAATTAGATCCTACGCGTAAGAAGGAAGGCCTCACGCTTGGTGTACCTGTGATGAATATCACAGGAGCTTTGAGCCCACATGTCGACGATACCGTCACGTTAAATGGACGATTAGATCCGATGAATAGCTCTTGGATGAAG ATTTCTGATTGCGGAATGGTACTGGAGGAGCAACCGGGCAAAGTAAGCGAGGCCTTTCGACTATTTCTGCAGGGGGAAGGATATG tGGCACCATTATCACCGTTGAAAATGGCTGACTACAGACTGGCTTCTCTCGAGGGATTGAATCACGTTTGCAGTAAGAAAATCGACTGGCCCACCGCGACTATACACATCACCGAGAATCCCATATCGGAGGCAGtcgtttgttaa
- the LOC413005 gene encoding protein NDRG3 isoform X3 codes for MPAGIGASYRSLGDLGEDVYKSTTIVDQTQTTGQSVLESVKKAFSFASPKVELRKKDPLIVDRRESVSIVSSTMPSDSMDDIELKNIQLQFPPLRCLSRDDSSVREERVETDKGSILVAVQGNRAKPAILTYHDLGLNYISSFQAFFNYIDMRVLLENFCVYHVNAPGQEEGAPTLPEDYIYPSMDELAEHLLFVLSHFGLKSVIGFGVGAGANILARFALAHPEKVNALCLINCVSTQAGWIEWGYQKLNVRHLRSQGMTQGVLDYLMWHHFGRGTEERNHDLVQVYKNYFERRVNPTNLALLIDSYVRRTDLNITRELDPTRKKEGLTLGVPVMNITGALSPHVDDTVTLNGRLDPMNSSWMKISDCGMVLEEQPGKVSEAFRLFLQGEGYVAPLSPLKMADYRLASLEGLNHVCSKKIDWPTATIHITENPISEAVVC; via the exons ATGCCGGCAGGTATTGGCGCTTCGTACAGGTCGCTAGGCGACCTGGGCGAAGACGTGTACAAAAGCACGACGATCGTCGACCAAACACAGACCACCGGACAAAGCGTCCTCGAGAGTGTGAAGAAGGCTTTCAGTTTCGCCTCGCCCAAGGTCGAGCTGAGGAAAAAGGACCCTCTGATCGTGGACCGCCGTGAGAGCGTCTCGATCGTCTCAAG CACGATGCCCTCAGATAGTATGGATGACATCGaactgaaaaatattcaactgCAATTTCCACCGCTGAGATGTCTATCGAGAGATGACAGTTCCGTGCGAGAGGAGAGGGTTGAAACCGACAAAGGAAGTATTTTGGTGGCTGTGCAAGGGAATCGAGCGAAACCTGCCATTCTCACTTATCACGACTTAGGCCTTAACT atatatCGAGCTTCCAGGCGTTCTTCAATTATATCGACATGAGAGTTTTACTGGAGAATTTCTGCGTTTATCACGTGAATGCACCTGGCCAAGAAGAAGGTGCACCCACGCTGCCTGAGGA CTACATCTATCCGTCCATGGACGAGCTGGCTGAACACCTGCTCTTCGTATTGAGCCATTTTGGGCTGAAATCCGTAATCGGTTTTGGAGTCGGTGCAGGGGCCAACATACTAGCGAGATTCGCACTCGCTCATCCCGAGAAGGTCAATGCTCTTTGCTTGATAAATTGCGTGTCGACACAAGCTGGCTGGATCGAATGGGGATATCAGAAACTGAACGTTCGCCACTTGAGATCGCAGGGGATGACTCAAGGTGTATTGGATTATCTGATGTGGCATCACTTTGGCAgg GGCACGGAGGAAAGGAATCACGATCTTGTACAAgtgtacaaaaattatttcgagcgTCGCGTGAATCCGACGAACCTGGCATTATTAATCGACAGCTACGTTCGCCGTACAGATCTGAACATCACGAGAGAATTAGATCCTACGCGTAAGAAGGAAGGCCTCACGCTTGGTGTACCTGTGATGAATATCACAGGAGCTTTGAGCCCACATGTCGACGATACCGTCACGTTAAATGGACGATTAGATCCGATGAATAGCTCTTGGATGAAG ATTTCTGATTGCGGAATGGTACTGGAGGAGCAACCGGGCAAAGTAAGCGAGGCCTTTCGACTATTTCTGCAGGGGGAAGGATATG tGGCACCATTATCACCGTTGAAAATGGCTGACTACAGACTGGCTTCTCTCGAGGGATTGAATCACGTTTGCAGTAAGAAAATCGACTGGCCCACCGCGACTATACACATCACCGAGAATCCCATATCGGAGGCAGtcgtttgttaa
- the LOC413005 gene encoding protein NDRG3 isoform X1: MPAGIGASYRSLGDLGEDVYKSTTIVDQTQTTGQSVLESVKKAFSFASPKVELRKKDPLIVDRRESVSIVSRERNRMPTAATPEKSALLGTMPSDSMDDIELKNIQLQFPPLRCLSRDDSSVREERVETDKGSILVAVQGNRAKPAILTYHDLGLNYISSFQAFFNYIDMRVLLENFCVYHVNAPGQEEGAPTLPEDYIYPSMDELAEHLLFVLSHFGLKSVIGFGVGAGANILARFALAHPEKVNALCLINCVSTQAGWIEWGYQKLNVRHLRSQGMTQGVLDYLMWHHFGRGTEERNHDLVQVYKNYFERRVNPTNLALLIDSYVRRTDLNITRELDPTRKKEGLTLGVPVMNITGALSPHVDDTVTLNGRLDPMNSSWMKISDCGMVLEEQPGKVSEAFRLFLQGEGYVAPLSPLKMADYRLASLEGLNHVCSKKIDWPTATIHITENPISEAVVC, from the exons ATGCCGGCAGGTATTGGCGCTTCGTACAGGTCGCTAGGCGACCTGGGCGAAGACGTGTACAAAAGCACGACGATCGTCGACCAAACACAGACCACCGGACAAAGCGTCCTCGAGAGTGTGAAGAAGGCTTTCAGTTTCGCCTCGCCCAAGGTCGAGCTGAGGAAAAAGGACCCTCTGATCGTGGACCGCCGTGAGAGCGTCTCGATCGTCTCAAG GGAAAGAAACAGGATGCCGACCGCCGCCACACCCGAGAAATCAGCTCTTTTGGG CACGATGCCCTCAGATAGTATGGATGACATCGaactgaaaaatattcaactgCAATTTCCACCGCTGAGATGTCTATCGAGAGATGACAGTTCCGTGCGAGAGGAGAGGGTTGAAACCGACAAAGGAAGTATTTTGGTGGCTGTGCAAGGGAATCGAGCGAAACCTGCCATTCTCACTTATCACGACTTAGGCCTTAACT atatatCGAGCTTCCAGGCGTTCTTCAATTATATCGACATGAGAGTTTTACTGGAGAATTTCTGCGTTTATCACGTGAATGCACCTGGCCAAGAAGAAGGTGCACCCACGCTGCCTGAGGA CTACATCTATCCGTCCATGGACGAGCTGGCTGAACACCTGCTCTTCGTATTGAGCCATTTTGGGCTGAAATCCGTAATCGGTTTTGGAGTCGGTGCAGGGGCCAACATACTAGCGAGATTCGCACTCGCTCATCCCGAGAAGGTCAATGCTCTTTGCTTGATAAATTGCGTGTCGACACAAGCTGGCTGGATCGAATGGGGATATCAGAAACTGAACGTTCGCCACTTGAGATCGCAGGGGATGACTCAAGGTGTATTGGATTATCTGATGTGGCATCACTTTGGCAgg GGCACGGAGGAAAGGAATCACGATCTTGTACAAgtgtacaaaaattatttcgagcgTCGCGTGAATCCGACGAACCTGGCATTATTAATCGACAGCTACGTTCGCCGTACAGATCTGAACATCACGAGAGAATTAGATCCTACGCGTAAGAAGGAAGGCCTCACGCTTGGTGTACCTGTGATGAATATCACAGGAGCTTTGAGCCCACATGTCGACGATACCGTCACGTTAAATGGACGATTAGATCCGATGAATAGCTCTTGGATGAAG ATTTCTGATTGCGGAATGGTACTGGAGGAGCAACCGGGCAAAGTAAGCGAGGCCTTTCGACTATTTCTGCAGGGGGAAGGATATG tGGCACCATTATCACCGTTGAAAATGGCTGACTACAGACTGGCTTCTCTCGAGGGATTGAATCACGTTTGCAGTAAGAAAATCGACTGGCCCACCGCGACTATACACATCACCGAGAATCCCATATCGGAGGCAGtcgtttgttaa
- the LOC413005 gene encoding protein NDRG3 isoform X6, protein MPSDSMDDIELKNIQLQFPPLRCLSRDDSSVREERVETDKGSILVAVQGNRAKPAILTYHDLGLNYISSFQAFFNYIDMRVLLENFCVYHVNAPGQEEGAPTLPEDYIYPSMDELAEHLLFVLSHFGLKSVIGFGVGAGANILARFALAHPEKVNALCLINCVSTQAGWIEWGYQKLNVRHLRSQGMTQGVLDYLMWHHFGRGTEERNHDLVQVYKNYFERRVNPTNLALLIDSYVRRTDLNITRELDPTRKKEGLTLGVPVMNITGALSPHVDDTVTLNGRLDPMNSSWMKISDCGMVLEEQPGKVSEAFRLFLQGEGYVAPLSPLKMADYRLASLEGLNHVCSKKIDWPTATIHITENPISEAVVC, encoded by the exons ATGCCCTCAGATAGTATGGATGACATCGaactgaaaaatattcaactgCAATTTCCACCGCTGAGATGTCTATCGAGAGATGACAGTTCCGTGCGAGAGGAGAGGGTTGAAACCGACAAAGGAAGTATTTTGGTGGCTGTGCAAGGGAATCGAGCGAAACCTGCCATTCTCACTTATCACGACTTAGGCCTTAACT atatatCGAGCTTCCAGGCGTTCTTCAATTATATCGACATGAGAGTTTTACTGGAGAATTTCTGCGTTTATCACGTGAATGCACCTGGCCAAGAAGAAGGTGCACCCACGCTGCCTGAGGA CTACATCTATCCGTCCATGGACGAGCTGGCTGAACACCTGCTCTTCGTATTGAGCCATTTTGGGCTGAAATCCGTAATCGGTTTTGGAGTCGGTGCAGGGGCCAACATACTAGCGAGATTCGCACTCGCTCATCCCGAGAAGGTCAATGCTCTTTGCTTGATAAATTGCGTGTCGACACAAGCTGGCTGGATCGAATGGGGATATCAGAAACTGAACGTTCGCCACTTGAGATCGCAGGGGATGACTCAAGGTGTATTGGATTATCTGATGTGGCATCACTTTGGCAgg GGCACGGAGGAAAGGAATCACGATCTTGTACAAgtgtacaaaaattatttcgagcgTCGCGTGAATCCGACGAACCTGGCATTATTAATCGACAGCTACGTTCGCCGTACAGATCTGAACATCACGAGAGAATTAGATCCTACGCGTAAGAAGGAAGGCCTCACGCTTGGTGTACCTGTGATGAATATCACAGGAGCTTTGAGCCCACATGTCGACGATACCGTCACGTTAAATGGACGATTAGATCCGATGAATAGCTCTTGGATGAAG ATTTCTGATTGCGGAATGGTACTGGAGGAGCAACCGGGCAAAGTAAGCGAGGCCTTTCGACTATTTCTGCAGGGGGAAGGATATG tGGCACCATTATCACCGTTGAAAATGGCTGACTACAGACTGGCTTCTCTCGAGGGATTGAATCACGTTTGCAGTAAGAAAATCGACTGGCCCACCGCGACTATACACATCACCGAGAATCCCATATCGGAGGCAGtcgtttgttaa
- the LOC413005 gene encoding protein NDRG3 isoform X4, with translation MPAGIGASYRSLGDLGEDVYKSTTIVDQTQTTGQSVLESVKKAFSFASPKVELRKKDPLIVDRRESVSIVSRERNRMPTAATPEKSALLGTMPSDSMDDIELKNIQLQFPPLRCLSRDDSSVREERVETDKGSILVAVQGNRAKPAILTYHDLGLNYISSFQAFFNYIDMRVLLENFCVYHVNAPGQEEGAPTLPEDYIYPSMDELAEHLLFVLSHFGLKSVIGFGVGAGANILARFALAHPEKVNALCLINCVSTQAGWIEWGYQKLNVRHLRSQGMTQGVLDYLMWHHFGRGTEERNHDLVQVYKNYFERRVNPTNLALLIDSYVRRTDLNITRELDPTRKKEGLTLGVPVMNITGALSPHVDDTVTLNGRLDPMNSSWMKISDCGMVLEEQPGKVSEAFRLFLQGEGYDLFSVT, from the exons ATGCCGGCAGGTATTGGCGCTTCGTACAGGTCGCTAGGCGACCTGGGCGAAGACGTGTACAAAAGCACGACGATCGTCGACCAAACACAGACCACCGGACAAAGCGTCCTCGAGAGTGTGAAGAAGGCTTTCAGTTTCGCCTCGCCCAAGGTCGAGCTGAGGAAAAAGGACCCTCTGATCGTGGACCGCCGTGAGAGCGTCTCGATCGTCTCAAG GGAAAGAAACAGGATGCCGACCGCCGCCACACCCGAGAAATCAGCTCTTTTGGG CACGATGCCCTCAGATAGTATGGATGACATCGaactgaaaaatattcaactgCAATTTCCACCGCTGAGATGTCTATCGAGAGATGACAGTTCCGTGCGAGAGGAGAGGGTTGAAACCGACAAAGGAAGTATTTTGGTGGCTGTGCAAGGGAATCGAGCGAAACCTGCCATTCTCACTTATCACGACTTAGGCCTTAACT atatatCGAGCTTCCAGGCGTTCTTCAATTATATCGACATGAGAGTTTTACTGGAGAATTTCTGCGTTTATCACGTGAATGCACCTGGCCAAGAAGAAGGTGCACCCACGCTGCCTGAGGA CTACATCTATCCGTCCATGGACGAGCTGGCTGAACACCTGCTCTTCGTATTGAGCCATTTTGGGCTGAAATCCGTAATCGGTTTTGGAGTCGGTGCAGGGGCCAACATACTAGCGAGATTCGCACTCGCTCATCCCGAGAAGGTCAATGCTCTTTGCTTGATAAATTGCGTGTCGACACAAGCTGGCTGGATCGAATGGGGATATCAGAAACTGAACGTTCGCCACTTGAGATCGCAGGGGATGACTCAAGGTGTATTGGATTATCTGATGTGGCATCACTTTGGCAgg GGCACGGAGGAAAGGAATCACGATCTTGTACAAgtgtacaaaaattatttcgagcgTCGCGTGAATCCGACGAACCTGGCATTATTAATCGACAGCTACGTTCGCCGTACAGATCTGAACATCACGAGAGAATTAGATCCTACGCGTAAGAAGGAAGGCCTCACGCTTGGTGTACCTGTGATGAATATCACAGGAGCTTTGAGCCCACATGTCGACGATACCGTCACGTTAAATGGACGATTAGATCCGATGAATAGCTCTTGGATGAAG ATTTCTGATTGCGGAATGGTACTGGAGGAGCAACCGGGCAAAGTAAGCGAGGCCTTTCGACTATTTCTGCAGGGGGAAGGATATG ATCTCTTCTCTGTGACGTAG